AATAAATGCTATTCTTATCGCAGTCAGCTTCTCAGTTCCTATAATTCCCTTATACAGAGAATATGCCGCAATAGATGCTATTATTATAAAAAAAATAGATGATGAAATCATATATCTTAAGCTTGCTCTGAAAATATACCTATTTTTCTCATCTTCTATTTTTAAATTTTCAATTTTATCCTTTAAATTTTCTGTATTGTTTAAATTGTTCATAATATAACCTACCTATAAAATATCTATGAAACTCATATTAATCAACTATTTTATAAATAACCTCTCCTTTTCTCTTTAAATTCAAGTTATTTCTCGCAAACTTTTCGTTCTTATCCTTATTATTGACTCCCGCGTTTTCCTTTTCCTGCTCCAATTTGCTTTTTCTTTCCTTCAGTTCCTTTATCTGCTGATTAGTCTGTGACAGGCTTATCTGCATATCCTTTTTTCCCATGAACACGTTAACGCTCTGAAGTACAAAATGCACTACCAGGCTAAAGAATATTATGTTTCCAATTAGACGAAGCTTTTTCATTTTCTATATATTTTCCTTTCCTAAATTATCCAAATATTTTATAATTATTTTCTCTTATTCTTGTCATTATGTATCTTCTCAATTTCCTTTACAAAGCTGTCCAGACTGTCAAATTTTTTGTAAACTGATGCAAATCTGACATAGGCAATCTCATCTAGATCTATCAAATATGAAAGTATTTTATCACCCAGTTCGCTGGACTTTATTTCTCCAGAATAGGTTGTAAGTATTTCACGCTCAATCTTATCCAAAGTTTCCTCTATTTTCTCCTTATCAATTTGACGCTTTTCAAACGCCCTGATAATTCCGTTATAGACTTTTTCACGAGAATAAGGCTGTTTTTCTCCATTTTTTTTTATTACAGTCAACGACAGTTCTGCAACTTTTTCATGCGTTGTAAACCTTTTTCCGCATTTTTCACATTCACGCCGTCTTTTTATTGAGTTTCTTTCAAAATATGCACGGCTATCAACGACTTTTGTATTTTCATAGCCACAAAATGGACATCTCATAAGTTTCCCCCTATCTATATTTGTTTGACTTGATTTCAGGGTTTGTTAATTATGTAATCCAAGCTGGACAGACAAATATCATCAGTTAGTTTCTTCTGCCCTTATAATTTTTATAATTTCTTCATTTGAATCAGCTTTCAGCAAATTATCAACAAATTTTTCATCCCTGATTAGCCTTGAAATCCTTGCAAGCACTTTGAGATATTCTTGAGTTTTCTTTTCAGGGCATAAAAACATAAAAAATATATTCACGTCCTCACCATCCATTGAATTATATGACACGCCATTTTTAGAAATTCCAAAAGTTATTATCAGCTCATCTACCGCTTTAGTCTTTGCATGAGGCAAAGCAATTCTTCTGCCAATTCCTGTCGAACCCATTTCCTCCCTTGCAAAAATATCGCTCAGTCCCTGTTCTTCATCCTTAATTAATCCTGTACTTTTCAAATTATTATACAGCTCTTTAATTACTGCATTCTTATTTTTCGATTCTAAATTTAAATCTATCGTGTCTATTTTGATATAGTCAGCAATATTTTTATCTTCCATAAAATTCCTCCATAATAAATTTATTTATTTTTAGCTCAACCTGTAAATTTCTGTTTATAAAATTTTCAAAAATTAGAACCATTTTTCTTAAAAAATCAATATATTTTTCAAATTTTTCCTGAGTCTCAAGCATATTTGAATTTTTTTTTGAAATTTGCAGGATTTCCTTATATTTTTTTATATTTTCATTTTTTTCTTTTTTCAATATTAAGCTTATTTCATCAATGTCATAAATACCCTGTTCTATCATTATCCTTCTCAAGAATGATAATACAACATAATATTTATAACCTTTTTTCAAACATGGAAGAATATCAATAAAAGCTAATATTTCCACCAGCTTATCAAAAAAATCCCCATTTTCATTTGTCATATAATAAATTTTATCTATGCTATCCAGCACATATAATGATATTTCCAGCTTATTAATGTTTTTTATGATACTATTAAAATTTTTTATAATTTCGACTTCTTTTACGACATAATAATTATTTTTCTGTGAAAGTGTTATTTCAACTTCATTCAGCGGATTTAACGAAACAACATTTCTTTTATTGGATTTTCGGATTCCATAAGCAGTTGCCATGATTTTACCGTAATCCTTGCTGAAAAGTGTAACTTGTAAATCCGCTTCCTTCATTTCTTTTTTCTTTAAAACAATGCAATTTGTCTTTATTATTTTCATAATTTTACAATTTATCCACGCTGAATTATCTGAAATTCGATAATCTGTAAATTATTTGAGAACTTCCATCCTTCACAGAAATTTTTGATGGATAGCTGTATCCGTTAGATGTCTTATAGTCACTGAAGTTTACTGTATTGCCACTGCTCTTTATGGATGTCAGCCAATTATTTGAAAATGTAAAGGTATCTCCATTTTTAGTTTGTGTTTGCTTAGACTTTATGCTTCTTAGCTTATTGAACACCGCTAAAATGTTTGCTTCACTTTTTTCAACTTTTTGTGTTACAGTCTGCTTCAAGCTTGGATAATAGATAGTCTTCTTACTTCCGCTGAAAGTATAGACTTCTCCTTTATTTACACTTGGCGCAGTAATCTGAAGCTTCATTGTGCCTGAATTATACGTCATAACGTAGCTTTTACTTCTTCTTTTGCCATTAAATGTAGCATCTTCCGTAACATTTACCGTAAAATTGCTTTTTTCCCAGAAATCCTTTGAAAAGGAAAAAACTGATACCAATAAAAATAATAGAATAACTTTTTTTGTTAATGTCAACTGCTTTAACATAACTAAACTCACCTCTTTATTTGATTTTGTCAAACGGCACTATTTATGTGACAAATGCCATTTTGTTATATATTAATACATATTTCTTTAATTTGTTTGTGAATTTTCTTTATTTTGCTGTTCTTCCTGAGCTTTTAACTCTTTTTGTATCTGTGTATTTATTGAATCGTTAATGCTCCATTTGTAAACCATGACACTTTGGATGTCAAATATATTTACATTAGGCTTGAACCTTACTTCTTTCATCTTGTTGAAGGCGTTCAGTTCTGTCACTTTGAAAGTTCCTACCCTAATCCCTCTTGGCAGTATATCGCTTACTCCCGAAGTTTCTATCTTAAACATTGTATCTTTATTAACGCTAGTTTCGTTATAATTCTGGATTGAATATGTTCCGTTACCGTTTCCACGCAGAATTTGAAGACTTCCATTATTTACAACTACGCTCAGTTTAGAAGTTTTGCTTGTAAGCAAGGTAACTTCAGAATATTCCTCACTGACTTTAGAAATCTTTCCTATAAGATAGCCATCGTACATTACAGGCAGATTTATTTTTATTCCCTGTGCAGATCCTTTATTTATATACATTTTTTCTGACGAGTTTCCATTTTCCACAAGCGCCACATCTGCCGCTATAAACTCAGCCTGAGTTTTTTGACGCATGTCAAGCATTTTACGCAAGTTCTCATTTTCCTGTTTCACATATGCAAGCTCCATATTCTGGACTTTATTTTTCTGCAGCTCGAAATCCCTTGTTTTATTATTTTCAATGTAATCATCAATATAACTGATGTCATTAACCCTGGATCTCAGCTTTAACACCTGTGTATAAAGCATGCTCTTTACTTTTACCAGCCTGAAATTTACCGACTGTGTTATACCATCCATAAAGGTAAATGAACTCGTAATCCTATTTTTAAATGCAAATAAAACTATTATTATAATTATTATTATTAAGATTGTCCTACCTGTGCTTTTTTTCTCATAAAAATTATCCAAACTCATTATTACATAATCCTCTCGCTTTTATAGTAAAATCTTTTAAAACTGGTTTCTTCACTCCAATTTTAAAAAGGTCATTATATTTCAAAAGTTATTAGATATAAAATCAGCATTAAAACTTTTTAACATTGATATAATAACATATAACATACATTATATCAAGTTTTTTATAATTAATTTTTTTATGATGGAAACATTCCCCCTGTATCTTAACCACAGCAAAAAATTCAGACATAAAAAGAGACATTTCATGCATAATGACAAAATGTCCCTTCAAAAGTTTTCAAATATTATTCCTGACCTACTATTTTTATGTAACGTTGATTCAGCTGAGCCTTTCTATGCGGATTATAGTGTAAATACAGCTTTACGCTTTCAACTGACCCTAAATCTGTTTTAATAAATTTTTCAGGATTTTCATTTCCCCAGTAGACAAATTCTGGCTTGTTGGCGGCTTTTCTTGCTTGTTCCTCTTTTTCCCTGTCCTCCTGCAAACGAGCCTCTCTTCTGTATTTTTCGACGATTTGCTGTCTAGTCAAAGAATTTGCCGTGGCGCTTGTCGTAACTTTGCCTGCCTGAACATCTGGAAGAATTTGAAATTTATTAGCCGATATATCTTCGGGCTTAACTTTTATTTTTTTAGGACTGAACTGGTCTGATTCTGCTTGTTTTCTGTATTTGTCAAGAATTGCCTGCTTTTCCTCCGAAAGTTTGGCAAAAGATACAGCTGATATGATTGTTACTGCGATTAAGATAATTTTCTTCATTTTTTTGTCCTTTCTGTATTATAATTTTTTTTTTAAATTTACCTTAGTTTAAAATTTCAATTGCATTATACCAGTATTTGTTAAAAACTTCAAGAGAAAAATAAACATTTCATAATTATTGATATTTCATTTTTTTTATAGTACAATATGTGTAGTTATACTTAAATTTTTTACACATATTGGTTCTCACACCATATTTTTAAGTATAATCCGAGATTCCTTCAAAAAATATTTTATAGAAAGGGCGGAATTTTATGAAAATTAAGGAAATAGGAGAAAAAATTAAAATTGGAATAGATAAAATTGGTTTTGCAATGCCAAAATACTTTTTAGATATACGGGATTTAGCTCTCGGAAGAAATGAGAATGAAAATAAGTTTGTGAAGGGGCTTATGCAAAGCGAGATGAGCATTACACCTGTAACGGAGGATATTGTGTCGCTTGGGGCAAGTGCGGCTGAACAGATTTTAGATGAAGAAGATAAAAAAAATATTGAAATGGTTATTGTCGGAACAGAATCAGGAATTGACCAAAGCAAGGCTTCTGCTGTTTTTATCCATCATCTGCTGGACATTCAGCCATTTGCACGATGTATCGAGATTAAGGAAGCCTGCTATGGGGCAACCGCCGCATTGACCTTTGCAAAAAATTATATTGAAAAAAATGAAAACGCCTCTGTTTTAGTAATTGCTTCAGATATTGCAAAATACGGAATTGACACTCCTGGAGAATCTACACAGGGGGCAGGAAGTATCGCAATGCTAATAAAAAAAGACCCAAAAATTGCCGTCATAAATGATGAAAATGTATGCCAAACCCGTGATATTATGGATTTCTGGCGTCCCAACTATTCAGATTTCCCAATAGTAGACGGACATTTTTCAACAAAGCAGTATCTTGACTGCCTTGCAACGACATTTGATGAATACAAAAAAAGATATAATCAAGATTTATCCGATTTTGTTGCTTTCTGTTTTCATCTACCATTTCCAAAACTTGGATTAAAAGCGATTAATTCACTTTTGGAGAAAAACATGGAAAAAGAAGTAAAAAATAAATTTCTGGAAAAATTTCATACTTCAATAATTTATGGAAAACGAGTTGGAAATATCTACACAGGCTCTCTTTATCTAAGTTTGCTTTCTTTACTTGAAAACTGCGATAGCTTGAAAGCCGGCGACAAGATTGGAATGTATAGTTATGGAAGCGGTGCTGTTTGTGAATTTTTTAATCTAACCCTTGCAGAAGGCTTTAAAAATCATCTAAGGCATGATAGATTAAATGATTTTGACAATAGAAGGCAATTGTCAATAAATGAATATGAAAATTTATTTTTTGAAAAAATAATTTTAGATAATGAAGGAAATTGCGATTTTTCAAATAGAAAACTTATTCAGGAAAGCGATAACGCATTTGTGTTAGAAAAAGTGGAAAATCACAAAAGAATTTACAAAAAAATAAAATAAATTTCTGAAAGGAGCTAATTAATATGAATTTAGAAGAACAGCGGCAGTTTATTTTATCTGGAAAAGTTTACAATGATTTAACTCCAGAGCTTATAAAAGCTAGAGAAAATACTGTTTTTTTAACAAATAAATATAACGAAAGTTTTGGAAAACCGTCATCAGAAAGAGAAGCAATCCTAAAAAATCTTTTAAAATCAATTGGTAAAAATGTGCATTTTGAACCAACATTCCGATGTGAATTTGGATTTAATATTTCAATAGGAGATAACTTTTATGCAAATTTTGACTGTGTAATGCTTGACGGTGGCGGAATTGAAATTGGAAATAATGTTCTTTTTGGACCAAGAGTAGGAATTTATACTTCTAATCACAGCACTGATGCAGAAGAAAGAATAAATGGAGGATGTTATGCCAAGCCTGTAAAAATTGGGAATAATGTCTGGATTGGCGCGGGAGTCCACATTAATCAAGGAGTTACAATTGGAAACAACACTATTATTGGCTCTGGAAGCGTTGTTACAAAAGATATTCCAGATAATGTAATTGCCGCAGGAGTGCCGTGCAAAGTTATCAGAAAAATAACAGAAAAAGATAAAACTGGCTATAAACCTTAAAAATTTAAACTATATTTTCACTCAAGCATTAGAATTTGACAATTTTTTAAGTGCTTGAGTTTTATTATAAACTCAAAACGGAAGGAACTGATTTTAAATATGAAAAAGGAAAATCAAAAAAAATTAAACTGGCTTGGATTTCAGAAAAAAGAACGGACTGAAAGAATACAGATGTTAAAAGATAATGGCTTTTTAACTGAAGAATTTGAACAACTTCTGAAAAAAAACGAGAACTTGCCACTAGAAACTGCAAATCAAATGGCTGAAAATGGAATTGGAACATTTGCCTTGCCATTCAGCGTTGCTCCAAACTTTGTTATTGATAAAAAAGATTATGCTGTGCCAATGGTTACGGAAGAACCGTCTGTTGTAGCAGGATGCAGTTACGCAGCTAAAATTATAGGAAAATCTGGCGGTTTCACGACAAAAATTTTGGACAGGAAAATGATTGGGCAAGTTGCATTGTATAATATTTTGGACTTTGATAATGCTATTTCAATAATTTTGGAAAATAAAAATGAAATTTTGAAAATTGCAAATGATGCCCATCCTTCGATTGTAGGACGTGGTGGTGGAGCAATTAATATTGAAGCGAAGAATATTGATGAATTTTTGATTGTTTATCTGATTGCCGATGTGAAGGAGGCTATGGGAGCAAATATTTTGAATACAATGCTTGAGGCAATAAAAATACCGCT
This is a stretch of genomic DNA from Leptotrichia hofstadii. It encodes these proteins:
- a CDS encoding FtsB family cell division protein, with the translated sequence MKKLRLIGNIIFFSLVVHFVLQSVNVFMGKKDMQISLSQTNQQIKELKERKSKLEQEKENAGVNNKDKNEKFARNNLNLKRKGEVIYKIVD
- the nrdR gene encoding transcriptional regulator NrdR codes for the protein MRCPFCGYENTKVVDSRAYFERNSIKRRRECEKCGKRFTTHEKVAELSLTVIKKNGEKQPYSREKVYNGIIRAFEKRQIDKEKIEETLDKIEREILTTYSGEIKSSELGDKILSYLIDLDEIAYVRFASVYKKFDSLDSFVKEIEKIHNDKNKRK
- a CDS encoding PTS sugar transporter subunit IIA; this encodes MEDKNIADYIKIDTIDLNLESKNKNAVIKELYNNLKSTGLIKDEEQGLSDIFAREEMGSTGIGRRIALPHAKTKAVDELIITFGISKNGVSYNSMDGEDVNIFFMFLCPEKKTQEYLKVLARISRLIRDEKFVDNLLKADSNEEIIKIIRAEETN
- the recO gene encoding DNA repair protein RecO — its product is MKIIKTNCIVLKKKEMKEADLQVTLFSKDYGKIMATAYGIRKSNKRNVVSLNPLNEVEITLSQKNNYYVVKEVEIIKNFNSIIKNINKLEISLYVLDSIDKIYYMTNENGDFFDKLVEILAFIDILPCLKKGYKYYVVLSFLRRIMIEQGIYDIDEISLILKKEKNENIKKYKEILQISKKNSNMLETQEKFEKYIDFLRKMVLIFENFINRNLQVELKINKFIMEEFYGR
- the mreC gene encoding rod shape-determining protein MreC, giving the protein MSLDNFYEKKSTGRTILIIIIIIIVLFAFKNRITSSFTFMDGITQSVNFRLVKVKSMLYTQVLKLRSRVNDISYIDDYIENNKTRDFELQKNKVQNMELAYVKQENENLRKMLDMRQKTQAEFIAADVALVENGNSSEKMYINKGSAQGIKINLPVMYDGYLIGKISKVSEEYSEVTLLTSKTSKLSVVVNNGSLQILRGNGNGTYSIQNYNETSVNKDTMFKIETSGVSDILPRGIRVGTFKVTELNAFNKMKEVRFKPNVNIFDIQSVMVYKWSINDSINTQIQKELKAQEEQQNKENSQTN
- a CDS encoding hydroxymethylglutaryl-CoA synthase, yielding MKIKEIGEKIKIGIDKIGFAMPKYFLDIRDLALGRNENENKFVKGLMQSEMSITPVTEDIVSLGASAAEQILDEEDKKNIEMVIVGTESGIDQSKASAVFIHHLLDIQPFARCIEIKEACYGATAALTFAKNYIEKNENASVLVIASDIAKYGIDTPGESTQGAGSIAMLIKKDPKIAVINDENVCQTRDIMDFWRPNYSDFPIVDGHFSTKQYLDCLATTFDEYKKRYNQDLSDFVAFCFHLPFPKLGLKAINSLLEKNMEKEVKNKFLEKFHTSIIYGKRVGNIYTGSLYLSLLSLLENCDSLKAGDKIGMYSYGSGAVCEFFNLTLAEGFKNHLRHDRLNDFDNRRQLSINEYENLFFEKIILDNEGNCDFSNRKLIQESDNAFVLEKVENHKRIYKKIK
- a CDS encoding sugar O-acetyltransferase; its protein translation is MNLEEQRQFILSGKVYNDLTPELIKARENTVFLTNKYNESFGKPSSEREAILKNLLKSIGKNVHFEPTFRCEFGFNISIGDNFYANFDCVMLDGGGIEIGNNVLFGPRVGIYTSNHSTDAEERINGGCYAKPVKIGNNVWIGAGVHINQGVTIGNNTIIGSGSVVTKDIPDNVIAAGVPCKVIRKITEKDKTGYKP